Proteins encoded together in one Drosophila albomicans strain 15112-1751.03 chromosome 2R, ASM965048v2, whole genome shotgun sequence window:
- the LOC117573753 gene encoding probable cytochrome P450 6d4 isoform X1, whose product MISLIVLGLSLLALGWYYLKHHYSYWERRGFPADKNASIPFGCLGSVLKMQKAMGMAVHDVYLQSKERFLGTYLLFRPAVLVRDAELARRVLAQDFASFHDRGMYVDEEKDPLSASIFALPGQSWRSMRQKLSPCFTSGKLKAMYSTGEDIGNKMVNHLQKELPEQGSKEVDLKAVMQIYAIDIIGSTIFGLDINSYEQPDNKFRKLVTALPTDNRLMAYMQMLVILIPSVARMIFSLRLPNAIGAAMLAIVKDTMEQREKQGIVRKDMMQLFMQLRNKGSVDEDDSKTWSLETTDDGHLKSMSLEAITAQATVFYFAGQETTGSTAAFTIFELAQNPEHLERLQNEVDETLKQNNGQISYDVLNKMEFLDLCVTETLRKYPGLPMLNRECTKDFTLPDTDYVIKKGTPVVISLYGIHRDSEYFPDPDKYDPNRFAEETKNYNPVAYMPFGDGPRICIAQRMGRINSKLAIVKILQHFDIEVMSKRELEYEPSGFPLVPKDGAKVRLSKRTTLAQ is encoded by the exons ATGATCTCTTTAATTGTGTTGGGCCTCTCGCTGTTGGCGTTGGGCTGGTACTATCTGAAGCATCATTACTCATATTGGGAACGACGAGGCTTTCCCGCCGATAAGAATGCTTCTATTCCCTTTGGATGTCTCGGAAGCGTCTTAAAAATGCAGAAGGCCATGGGCATGGCAGTTCACGATGTCTACTTGCAAAGTAAAGAGCGTTTTCTCGGCACCTATTTACTCTTCCGTCCAGCTGTTTTGGTGCGTGATGCAGAGTTGGCCCGGCGAGTGCTTGCCCAAGATTTCGCTAGTTTTCACGATCGCGGCATGTATGTCGATGAAGAAAAAGACCCATTGTCGGCATCGATCTTTGCATTACCCGGTCAGAGTTGGCGTTCTATGCGACAGAAGCTTTCGCCCTGCTTCACCTCCGGAAAGCTGAAGGCAATGTACAGCACCGGCGAAGACATTGGAAACAAGATGGTAAATCACTTGCAGAAAGAATTGCCGGAACAAGGTTCCAAGGAAGTGGATCTTAAGGCTGTGATGCAAATATATGCCATCGACATCATTGGCTCCACAATCTTCGGACTGGATATCAACAGTTATGAGCAGCCTGATAACAAGTTCAGGAAGTTGGTTACCGCTTTACCAACCGATAATCGCCTAATGGCCTATATGCAGATGCTGGTTATATTAATTCCCTC CGTCGCACGGATGATCTTTAGCCTTCGCTTGCCGAATGCGATCGGAGCTGCCATGTTAGCCATTGTAAAGGACACCATGgagcaaagagaaaaacagGGCATTGTGCGTAAGGACATGATGCAGCTGTTTATGCAATTGAGAAACAAAGGTAGTGTCGATGAGGACGACAGTAAGACCTGGAGTTTAGAGACCACAGATGACG GACACTTAAAGAGCATGTCGCTGGAGGCAATTACCGCGCAGGCTACCGTCTTTTATTTCGCTGGACAGGAGACAACGGGATCAACAGCTGCATTCACTATTTTTGAGCTTGCCCAGAATCCGGAGCATCTTGAGCGACTTCAAAACGAGGTGGATGAGACGTTGAAGCAGAATAATGGGCAAATTTCTTACGATGTGCTTAACAAGATGGAGTTCCTCGACCTCTGTGTGACCGAAACTTTGCGCAAATATCCTGGTTTGCCCATGTTAAACCGAGAGTGCACTAAGGACTTTACCTTGCCAGACACGGATTATGTAATTAAGAAGGGCACTCCTGTCGTGATCTCCCTTTATGGAATACACCGTGACTCCGAGTATTTCCCGGATCCTGACAAATACGATCCGAATCGATTTGCAGAGGAAACCAAGAACTACAATCCCGTCGCATATATGCCCTTCGGCGACGGACCCAGGATCTGCATTGCCCAGCGAATGGGTCGCATTAACTCCAAGCTAGCCATTGTAAAAATACTGCAACACTTTGATATCGAAGTGATGAGCAAACGGGAGTTAGAGTATGAGCCCTCTGGCTTTCCACTAGTGCCCAAGGATGGAGCAAAGGTTCGTCTCTCCAAACGGACAACCTTGGCTCAGTAG
- the LOC117574823 gene encoding cardioactive peptide — translation MRSTLEICLCLAVLFICVFSTNASLETENNEVNHKLSGVIQWKYEKRPFCNAFTGCGRKRTSYPSYPPYSLIKRNEIEEKPYNNEYLSEGLSDLIDINAEPAVENVQKQIMSQAKIFEAIKEASKEIFRQKNKQKMLENEQQQQQLEQRENN, via the exons ATGAGAAGCACTCTGGAAATTTGTCTTTGCCTGGCTGTGCTTTTCATCTGTGTGTTTTCTACTAATGCCTCCTTAGAGACCGAAAACAACGAAGTGAAT CACAAACTGAGTGGAGTAATTCAATGGAAATACGAGAAACGGCCATTCTGCAATGCATTTACAG GCTGTGGACGCAAGCGTACCTCGTATCCTTCGTATCCACCATATTCATTGATAAAGCGCAATGAGATCGAAGAAAAACCGTATAACAATGAATACCTCTCGGAAGGATTAAGCGATTTAATTGACATCAATGCAGAGCCCGCTGTGGAGAATGttcaaaagcaaataatgTCGCAGGCGAAGATCTTCGAGGCCATAAAGGAGGCTAGTAAGGAAATCTTTAGgcagaaaaataaacagaaaatgcTTGAGaatgagcagcaacaacaacaactggagcAGCGCGAGAACAACTAA
- the LOC117573753 gene encoding probable cytochrome P450 6d4 isoform X2 — protein sequence MQSWPGECLPKISLVFTIAACMSMKKKTHCRHRSLHYPVRVGVLCDRSIDIIGSTIFGLDINSYEQPDNKFRKLVTALPTDNRLMAYMQMLVILIPSVARMIFSLRLPNAIGAAMLAIVKDTMEQREKQGIVRKDMMQLFMQLRNKGSVDEDDSKTWSLETTDDGHLKSMSLEAITAQATVFYFAGQETTGSTAAFTIFELAQNPEHLERLQNEVDETLKQNNGQISYDVLNKMEFLDLCVTETLRKYPGLPMLNRECTKDFTLPDTDYVIKKGTPVVISLYGIHRDSEYFPDPDKYDPNRFAEETKNYNPVAYMPFGDGPRICIAQRMGRINSKLAIVKILQHFDIEVMSKRELEYEPSGFPLVPKDGAKVRLSKRTTLAQ from the exons ATGCAGAGTTGGCCCGGCGAGTGCTTGCCCAAGATTTCGCTAGTTTTCACGATCGCGGCATGTATGTCGATGAAGAAAAAGACCCATTGTCGGCATCGATCTTTGCATTACCCGGTCAGAGTTGGCGTTCTATGCGACAGAAG CATCGACATCATTGGCTCCACAATCTTCGGACTGGATATCAACAGTTATGAGCAGCCTGATAACAAGTTCAGGAAGTTGGTTACCGCTTTACCAACCGATAATCGCCTAATGGCCTATATGCAGATGCTGGTTATATTAATTCCCTC CGTCGCACGGATGATCTTTAGCCTTCGCTTGCCGAATGCGATCGGAGCTGCCATGTTAGCCATTGTAAAGGACACCATGgagcaaagagaaaaacagGGCATTGTGCGTAAGGACATGATGCAGCTGTTTATGCAATTGAGAAACAAAGGTAGTGTCGATGAGGACGACAGTAAGACCTGGAGTTTAGAGACCACAGATGACG GACACTTAAAGAGCATGTCGCTGGAGGCAATTACCGCGCAGGCTACCGTCTTTTATTTCGCTGGACAGGAGACAACGGGATCAACAGCTGCATTCACTATTTTTGAGCTTGCCCAGAATCCGGAGCATCTTGAGCGACTTCAAAACGAGGTGGATGAGACGTTGAAGCAGAATAATGGGCAAATTTCTTACGATGTGCTTAACAAGATGGAGTTCCTCGACCTCTGTGTGACCGAAACTTTGCGCAAATATCCTGGTTTGCCCATGTTAAACCGAGAGTGCACTAAGGACTTTACCTTGCCAGACACGGATTATGTAATTAAGAAGGGCACTCCTGTCGTGATCTCCCTTTATGGAATACACCGTGACTCCGAGTATTTCCCGGATCCTGACAAATACGATCCGAATCGATTTGCAGAGGAAACCAAGAACTACAATCCCGTCGCATATATGCCCTTCGGCGACGGACCCAGGATCTGCATTGCCCAGCGAATGGGTCGCATTAACTCCAAGCTAGCCATTGTAAAAATACTGCAACACTTTGATATCGAAGTGATGAGCAAACGGGAGTTAGAGTATGAGCCCTCTGGCTTTCCACTAGTGCCCAAGGATGGAGCAAAGGTTCGTCTCTCCAAACGGACAACCTTGGCTCAGTAG
- the LOC117573752 gene encoding probable cytochrome P450 6d4, with protein MLSLIILGLSLLALGWYYLKHHYSYWERQGFPTDKNASIPFGCLGSVWRREKAMGLAVHDVYLKSKERFLGTYLLFRPAVLVRDAELARRVLAQDFASFHDRGVYVDEEKNPLSASIFALPGQSWRSMRQKLSPCFTSGKLKAMYSTGEDIGDKMVYHLKKELPEQGFKEVDLKAVMQTYAIDIIASTIFGMDINSYEQPNNKFKKLVSAARVNTRFTALFGMLIFLVPSVARLMFRLGLQNPVGLAMLAIVKETMEQREKHGIVRKDMMQLLMQLRNNGSIDEDDHKIWSLEKTDDGRLKSMSLEAITAQAFIFYIAGQETTGSTAAFTIFELAQHTEHLKRLQDEVDETLKQNDGQITYDVLNKMEFLDLCLNETLRKYPGLPLLNRECTKDFTLPDTDHVIKKGTPVVISLYGIHRDPEYFPEPDKYDPNRFAEETKNYNPVAYMPFGEGPRICIAQRMGRINSKLAIVKVLQHFNIEVMSKREVKYEASGIALMPKEGVKVRLSKRTPVSQ; from the exons ATGCTCTCTTTGATTATCTTAGGCCTCTCGCTATTGGCGTTGGGCTGGTACTATCTCAAACATCATTACTCATATTGGGAACGACAAGGCTTTCCCACCGATAAAAATGCATCTATTCCTTTTGGATGTCTCGGTAGCGTCTGGAGAAGAGAGAAGGCCATGGGCTTGGCTGTACACGATGTTTACTTAAAGAGTAAAGAACGTTTTCTCGGCACCTATTTACTTTTCCGTCCGGCTGTACTAGTGCGTGACGCTGAGCTAGCTCGACGAGTGTTGGCTCAAGATTTCGCAAGTTTCCACGATCGCGGCGTTTATGTTGACGAGGAGAAGAATCCATTGTCGGCATCGATCTTTGCCTTGCCCGGCCAGAGCTGGCGTTCTATGCGACAGAAACTTTCGCCCTGTTTCACCTCCGGCAAGCTAAAGGCAATGTACAGCACAGGAGAGGATATTGGAGACAAGATGGTGTATCACTTGAAGAAAGAACTTCCGGAACAAGGTTTCAAGGAAGTGGACCTTAAGGCCGTGATGCAAACATATGCCATCGATATCATAGCTTCCACCATCTTCGGGATGGACATCAACAGTTACGAGCAGCCAAACAACAAGTTTAAGAAGCTAGTTTCCGCTGCCCGAGTCAATACTAGATTTACAGCTCTATTTGGGATGCTGATATTCCTGGTTCCTTC TGTCGCACGGCTGATGTTCCGCCTTGGCTTGCAGAACCCTGTTGGATTAGCAATGTTAGCCATTGTTAAGGAGACCATGGAGCAAAGAGAGAAACACGGCATTGTGCGCAAGGACATGATGCAGCTGCTCATGCAGTTGAGGAACAACGGCAGCATCGATGAGGACGACCACAAAATCTGGAGCTTAGAGAAGACAGATGACG GCCGTTTAAAAAGCATGTCGCTCGAAGCGATTACCGCGCaagcttttatattttatattgctgGTCAGGAGACAACAGGATCAACAGCTGCATTCACAATTTTTGAGCTAGCTCAGCATACGGAACATTTGAAGCGTCTTCAAGATGAGGTAGATGAGACGTTGAAGCAGAACGATGGACAAATTACCTACGACGTGCTGAACAAGATGGAGTTCCTTGACTTATGTTTGAATGAAACGTTGCGCAAATATCCTGGTCTTCCTCTCCTAAACCGAGAGTGTACTAAGGACTTTACTTTGCCGGACACGGACCATGTGATTAAGAAGGGCACTCCCGTCGTGATCTCCCTCTATGGCATTCACCGCGACCCCGAGTACTTCCCGGAGCCCGACAAATATGATCCGAATCGATTTGCAGAGGAGACAAAGAACTACAATCCTGTGGCATACATGCCATTCGGTGAGGGACCCAGGATCTGCATTGCACAGCGAATGGGCCGCATTAACTCAAAGCTTGCCATCGTTAAAGTActacaacattttaatatcgAAGTGATGAGCAAACGGGAGGTGAAGTACGAAGCCTCTGGCATTGCCCTTATGCCAAAGGAGGGCGTAAAGGTGCGTCTCTCCAAAAGGACCCCCGTGTctcaatga